A window from Camelus dromedarius isolate mCamDro1 chromosome 9, mCamDro1.pat, whole genome shotgun sequence encodes these proteins:
- the NDRG4 gene encoding protein NDRG4 isoform X5 has protein sequence MPECWDGEHDIETPYGLLHVVIRGSPKGNRPAILTYHDVGLNHKLCFNTFFNFEDMQEITKHFVVCHVDAPGQQVGASQFPQGYQFPSMEQLAAMLPSVVQHFGFKYVIGIGVGAGAYVLAKFALIFPDLVEGLVLMNIDPNGKGWIDWAATKLSGLTSTLPDMVLSHLFSQEELVSNTELVQSYRQQIGNVVNQANLQLFWNMYNSRRDLDINRPGMVPNAKTLRCPVMLVVGDNAPAEDGVVECNSKLDPTTTTFLKMADSGGLPQVTQPGKLTEAFKYFLQGMGYIAYLKDRRLSGGAVPSASMTRLARSRTASLTSASSVDGSRPQACTHSESSEGLGQVNHTMEVSC, from the exons GAACACGACATCGAGACGCCTTATGGCCTTCTGCACGTGGTGATCCGGGGCTCCCCCAAGGGCAACCGCCCAGCCATCCTCACCTACCATGACGTGGGTCTCAACC ACAAGTTGTGCTTCAATACGTTCTTCAACTTTGAGGACATGCAGGAGATCACCAAGCACTTTGTGGTGTGCCACGTGGATGCCCCTGGTCAGCAGGTGGGGGCGTCACAGTTTCCTCAGGG GTACCAGTTCCCCTCCATGGAGCAGCTGGCCGCCATGCTCCCCAGCGTGGTGCAGCACTTTGG GTTCAAGTATGTGATTGGCATCGGAGTGGGAGCCGGAGCCTACGTGCTGGCGAAGTTTGCA CTCATCTTCCCCGACCTAGTGGAGGGGCTGGTGCTGATGAACATCGACCCCAATGGCAAAGGCTGGATCGACTGGGCCGCCACCAAG CTCTCTGGCCTGACCAGCACTTTACCCGACATGGTGCTATCCCACCTCTTCAGCCAG GAGGAGCTGGTGAGCAACACAGAGTTGGTGCAGAGCTACCGGCAGCAGATCGGGAACGTGGTGAACCAGGCCAACCTGCAGCTCTTCTGGAACATGTACAACAG CCGCAGAGACCTGGACATTAACCGGCCTGGAATGGTGCCCAATGCCAAGACGCTCCG CTGCCCAGTGATGCTGGTGGTCGGGGATAACGCCCCTGCTGAGGATGGGGTG GTGGAGTGCAACTCCAAACTGGATCCAACCACCACGACCTTTCTGAAG ATGGCAGATTCCGGGGGGCTCCCCCAGGTCACACAG CCCGGGAAGTTGACTGAAGCCTTCAAGTACTTCCTGCAAGGCATGGGCTACA TTGCATACTTGAAGGACCGAAGACTGAGTGGAGGAGCAG TGCCCTCGGCCAGCATGACCCGTCTTGCCCGCTCTCGCACCGCGTCCCTCACCAGCGCCAGCTCGGTGGACGGCAGCCGCCCGCAGGCCTGCACCCACTCGGAGAGCAGTGAGGGGCTGGGCCAGGTCAACCACACCATGGAGGTGTCCTGCTGA
- the NDRG4 gene encoding protein NDRG4 isoform X6, whose amino-acid sequence MPECWDGEHDIETPYGLLHVVIRGSPKGNRPAILTYHDVGLNHKLCFNTFFNFEDMQEITKHFVVCHVDAPGQQVGASQFPQGYQFPSMEQLAAMLPSVVQHFGFKYVIGIGVGAGAYVLAKFALIFPDLVEGLVLMNIDPNGKGWIDWAATKLSGLTSTLPDMVLSHLFSQEELVSNTELVQSYRQQIGNVVNQANLQLFWNMYNSRRDLDINRPGMVPNAKTLRCPVMLVVGDNAPAEDGVVECNSKLDPTTTTFLKMADSGGLPQVTQPGKLTEAFKYFLQGMGYMPSASMTRLARSRTASLTSASSVDGSRPQACTHSESSEGLGQVNHTMEVSC is encoded by the exons GAACACGACATCGAGACGCCTTATGGCCTTCTGCACGTGGTGATCCGGGGCTCCCCCAAGGGCAACCGCCCAGCCATCCTCACCTACCATGACGTGGGTCTCAACC ACAAGTTGTGCTTCAATACGTTCTTCAACTTTGAGGACATGCAGGAGATCACCAAGCACTTTGTGGTGTGCCACGTGGATGCCCCTGGTCAGCAGGTGGGGGCGTCACAGTTTCCTCAGGG GTACCAGTTCCCCTCCATGGAGCAGCTGGCCGCCATGCTCCCCAGCGTGGTGCAGCACTTTGG GTTCAAGTATGTGATTGGCATCGGAGTGGGAGCCGGAGCCTACGTGCTGGCGAAGTTTGCA CTCATCTTCCCCGACCTAGTGGAGGGGCTGGTGCTGATGAACATCGACCCCAATGGCAAAGGCTGGATCGACTGGGCCGCCACCAAG CTCTCTGGCCTGACCAGCACTTTACCCGACATGGTGCTATCCCACCTCTTCAGCCAG GAGGAGCTGGTGAGCAACACAGAGTTGGTGCAGAGCTACCGGCAGCAGATCGGGAACGTGGTGAACCAGGCCAACCTGCAGCTCTTCTGGAACATGTACAACAG CCGCAGAGACCTGGACATTAACCGGCCTGGAATGGTGCCCAATGCCAAGACGCTCCG CTGCCCAGTGATGCTGGTGGTCGGGGATAACGCCCCTGCTGAGGATGGGGTG GTGGAGTGCAACTCCAAACTGGATCCAACCACCACGACCTTTCTGAAG ATGGCAGATTCCGGGGGGCTCCCCCAGGTCACACAG CCCGGGAAGTTGACTGAAGCCTTCAAGTACTTCCTGCAAGGCATGGGCTACA TGCCCTCGGCCAGCATGACCCGTCTTGCCCGCTCTCGCACCGCGTCCCTCACCAGCGCCAGCTCGGTGGACGGCAGCCGCCCGCAGGCCTGCACCCACTCGGAGAGCAGTGAGGGGCTGGGCCAGGTCAACCACACCATGGAGGTGTCCTGCTGA
- the SETD6 gene encoding N-lysine methyltransferase SETD6 — MATQAKRRRVAGPAGCEDPAPVAGFLSWCRRVGLELSPKVAVSRQGTVAGYGMVARESVQPGELLFAVPRAAVLSQHTCSISGLLERERGALQSQSGWVPLLLALLHELQAPASPWSPYFALWPELGRLEHPMFWPEEERRRLLQGTGVPEAVEKDLASIRSEYYSIVLPFMEAHPDLFSPRVRSLELYHQLVALVMAYSFQEPLEEEEDEKEPNSPLMVPAADILNHLANHNANLEYSPNCLRMVATQPIPKGHEIFNTYGQMANWQLIHMYGFVEPYPDNTDDTADIQMVTVREAALQGTKVEAERLLLYERWDFLCKLEMVGEEGAFVIGREEVLTEEELTTTLKVLCMPAEEFREFKDQDGWGDDKREEDSLTITNIPKLKASWRQLLRDSVLLTLQTYATDLKTEQDLLSNKEVYAKLSWREQQALQVRYGQKMILHQLLELTS; from the exons ATGGCGACCCAGGCGAAGCGCCGGCGG GTGGCCGGGCCTGCGGGCTGCGAAGATCCGGCCCCGGTGGCCGGCTTCCTGAGCTGGTGCCGGCgggtggggctggagctgagTCCCAAG GTGGCGGTGAGCCGGCAGGGCACGGTGGCCGGCTACGGCATGGTGGCCCGGGAGAGCGTGCAGCCCGGGGAGCTGCTGTTCGCGGTGCCGCGGGCCGCGGTCCTGTCCCAGCACACCTGCTCAATCAGCGGCCTGCTAGAGCGAG AGCGAGGTGCGCTGCAGAGCCAGTCGGGCTGGGTGCCACTGCTGCTGGCACTGCTCCACGAGCTGCAGGCTCCGGCCTCGCCCTGGAGCCCCTACTTTGCGCTCTGGCCCGAGCTGGGCCGCTTGGAGCACCCCATGTTCTG GCCAGAGGAGGAGCGCCGGCGATTGCTGCAGGGCACAGGCGTACCTGAGGCCGTGGAGAAAGATTTGGCCAGCATCCGCAGCGAGTATTATTCCATCGTGCTGCCTTTCATGGAAGCCCACCCCGATCTGTTCAGCCCCAGGGTTCGCTCTCTGGAACTCTACCACCAGCTTGTGGCCCTTGTGATGGCCTACAG CTTTCAGGAACcactggaggaagaggaggatgaaaaGGAGCCAAACTCCCCTTTGATGGTGCCTGCTGCAGACATACTAAACCACTTAGCCAATCACAATGCCAATCTAGAATACTCTCCA AACTGTCTTCGGATGGTGGCCACTCAGCCCATTCCTAAAGGCCATGAGATTTTCAACACTTATGGGCAAATGGCTAATTGGCAACTGATTCACATGTACGGTTTTGTTGAACCATATCCTGACAACACGGATGACACAGCTGACATTCAGATGGTGACAGTTCGTGAAGCAGCATTACAGG GAACAAAAGTTGAAGCTGAGAGACTCCTACTGTATGAACGCTGGGATTTCTTATGCAAACTGGAGATGGTAGGGGAAGAGGGAGCCTTCGTGattgggagggaggaggtgctgACTGAAGAGGAACTGACCACCACACTCAAG GTACTGTGCATGCCTGCTGAGGAGTTCAGAGAGTTTAAAGACCAGGATGGATGGGGAGATGATAAAAGGGAAGAGGACAGCCTGACAATCACAAATATCCCCAAACTCAAAGCATCATGGAGACAGCTTCTTCGGGACAGTGTCTTGTTGACCCTGCAAACCTATGCCACAGACTTAAAAACTGAACAAGATTTACTGAGTAATAAGGAGGTCTACGCCAAACTTAGCTGGAGGGAACAGCAAGCCTTACAGGTTCGTTACGGTCAGAAGATGATCTTACACCAGTTGTTGGAACTGACAAGTTAG
- the NDRG4 gene encoding protein NDRG4 isoform X4: MAGLQELRFPEEKPLLRGQDAAELENSDTFLLAVDTDWKEHDIETPYGLLHVVIRGSPKGNRPAILTYHDVGLNHKLCFNTFFNFEDMQEITKHFVVCHVDAPGQQVGASQFPQGYQFPSMEQLAAMLPSVVQHFGFKYVIGIGVGAGAYVLAKFALIFPDLVEGLVLMNIDPNGKGWIDWAATKLSGLTSTLPDMVLSHLFSQEELVSNTELVQSYRQQIGNVVNQANLQLFWNMYNSRRDLDINRPGMVPNAKTLRCPVMLVVGDNAPAEDGVVECNSKLDPTTTTFLKMADSGGLPQVTQPGKLTEAFKYFLQGMGYIAYLKDRRLSGGAVPSASMTRLARSRTASLTSASSVDGSRPQACTHSESSEGLGQVNHTMEVSC; this comes from the exons GAACACGACATCGAGACGCCTTATGGCCTTCTGCACGTGGTGATCCGGGGCTCCCCCAAGGGCAACCGCCCAGCCATCCTCACCTACCATGACGTGGGTCTCAACC ACAAGTTGTGCTTCAATACGTTCTTCAACTTTGAGGACATGCAGGAGATCACCAAGCACTTTGTGGTGTGCCACGTGGATGCCCCTGGTCAGCAGGTGGGGGCGTCACAGTTTCCTCAGGG GTACCAGTTCCCCTCCATGGAGCAGCTGGCCGCCATGCTCCCCAGCGTGGTGCAGCACTTTGG GTTCAAGTATGTGATTGGCATCGGAGTGGGAGCCGGAGCCTACGTGCTGGCGAAGTTTGCA CTCATCTTCCCCGACCTAGTGGAGGGGCTGGTGCTGATGAACATCGACCCCAATGGCAAAGGCTGGATCGACTGGGCCGCCACCAAG CTCTCTGGCCTGACCAGCACTTTACCCGACATGGTGCTATCCCACCTCTTCAGCCAG GAGGAGCTGGTGAGCAACACAGAGTTGGTGCAGAGCTACCGGCAGCAGATCGGGAACGTGGTGAACCAGGCCAACCTGCAGCTCTTCTGGAACATGTACAACAG CCGCAGAGACCTGGACATTAACCGGCCTGGAATGGTGCCCAATGCCAAGACGCTCCG CTGCCCAGTGATGCTGGTGGTCGGGGATAACGCCCCTGCTGAGGATGGGGTG GTGGAGTGCAACTCCAAACTGGATCCAACCACCACGACCTTTCTGAAG ATGGCAGATTCCGGGGGGCTCCCCCAGGTCACACAG CCCGGGAAGTTGACTGAAGCCTTCAAGTACTTCCTGCAAGGCATGGGCTACA TTGCATACTTGAAGGACCGAAGACTGAGTGGAGGAGCAG TGCCCTCGGCCAGCATGACCCGTCTTGCCCGCTCTCGCACCGCGTCCCTCACCAGCGCCAGCTCGGTGGACGGCAGCCGCCCGCAGGCCTGCACCCACTCGGAGAGCAGTGAGGGGCTGGGCCAGGTCAACCACACCATGGAGGTGTCCTGCTGA